The DNA window GCACGGGTGTAGAGCCAGCGTGCCTGGCCGAGCAGATCCAGCCCGATGTTGGCGAGAGCGACCTCGTCCTCCAGCTCCGGCGCGTTCGTACACCACTGCTGCAACCGGTGCGACATCACGAGCGCGTCGTCGCCCAGCGCCACGCACAGTCGCGCCAGTTCCGGCCGCGACACCCCGTCCGGTACGTCCGCGGGCACGCTCGCCAGCGGGTCGGCGAAGCCCGTGCCGTATGCCCACCGGGCGTCGTCGTGCGCGTCGGCGAGAGCCTCGTACGCGTTGTCGAAAGGCATCGTCAGCTCACATGTGCGGAACGTTGTCGGGGATCTCGTAGAACGTCGGGTGCCGGTACACCTTGTCGCCGGACGGCTCGAAGAACGAGTCCTTCTCGTCCGGGCTCGACGCGGTGATGTCCGCAGCCCGCACGACCCAGATGCTCACACCCTCGTTGCGCCGCGTGTAGACGTCGCGCGCGTTGCGCAACGCCATCTCGGCATCCGAGGCGCGCAGCGACCCCACGTGAACGTGGTTGAGCCCGCGCTTGCCGCGCACGAACACCTCCCACAGTGGCCAGCTCATCGCTCACTCTCCTTAGCAGCATGGACAGACGCCGCTTCACGCACCCACGCACCGTCCTCGTGCGCCCGCCGGCGCCGCTCGACGCGTTCGGCGTTGCACGGCCCGTCGCCCGCGATCACCCGCTTCAGCTCCGACCAGTCGATCGGGCCGAAGTCGTAGTGTCCACGGTCCTCGTTCCAAGCCAGCAACGGATCCGGCAACGTCACACCGAGTGCCTCGGCCTGCGGAACGGACATGTCAACAAAGCGTTGACGCAGGTCGTCGTTCGTGTGCCGCTTGATCTTCCACGCCATCGACTGCGCGGTGTTGGGTGAGTCGCCGTCCGGCGGACCGAACATCATCAACGACGGCCACCAGAACCGGTTCGTCGCCTCCTGCACCATCGCCTGCTGCTCCGGAGTGCCGCGCATCATCGTCATCAGCAGCTCGTACCCCTGCCGCTGGTGGAACGACTCCTCCTTGCAGATGCGGATCATCGCCCGCGCGTACGGCCCATACGAGCTGCGGCACAACGGCACCTGGTTGCAGATGGCCGCGCCGTCGACGAGCCAGCCGATCACCCCGACGTCGGCGAATGTCAACGTCGGATAGTTGAAGATCGACGAGTACTTCTGCCGCCGGCTGATCAGCAGCTCCGTCAGCTCGGTCCGGTCGGCGCCGAGCGTCTCCGCGGCGGAGTAGAGATAGAGCCCGTGCCCCGCCTCGTCCTGCACCTTCGCGAGCAGAATCGCCTTACGCCTAAGGGAAGGCGCGCGGGTTATCCAGTTGCCCTCGGGCTGCATGCCGATGATCTCCGAGTGCGCGTGCTGTGCGATCTGCCGGATCATCGTCTTGCGGTACGCGTCGGGCAGCCAATCCCGCGGTTCGATCCGCTGGTCGGCGGCGACCGTCGCCTCGAAGTGTTCTTCCACCGTCGCGGTCATGCGGACTCCTTCGCGACCAGGGTGAGGACGTCGTACTTCGCGACCGATTCGCCGTTCTGGTTGGTCACCTCGGCGTCCCAGGTGACCACTCCGTAGTCGGTGTCGACGCGGGGCGAGATCTGCTTCGCGGTCAACGTGACCGTCAACGCGTCGTCGGGATAGACCGGCGTGAGGAAACGCAGGTTCTCCAGACCGTAGTTGGCAAGGACGGGACCCGGCGACGGCTCGACGAACAGGCCGGCGGCGAGCGAGATCACCAGGTAGCCGTGCGCGACGATGCCGCCGAAGATCGGGTTCGCCTTCGCAGCTTCCTCGTCCGTGTGCGCGTAGAACTTGTCGCCGGCGAAGTCGGAGAAGTGGTCGATGTCTTCCTTCGTCACGACCCGCGGCCCGGCGGTCACGTAGTCGCCAACCTTCAACTCCGCAAGGGACTTCCGGAACGGGTGGGTCCCGTCCGACCTCCGCTCGCCACCCGCGACGTACCGGTTCGTCACCGCGCCGAGCACGGTCGGCGAGGCCTGCACGGCGGTGCGCTGCAGGTGGTGCAGGATCCCGCGTACGCCACCCATTTCCTCACCGCCGCCAGCCCGACCAGGTCCGCCGTGGATCAGCATCGGCAGCGGGGATCCGTGCCCCGTCGACTCCTTCGCGTCCGTCGCGTCGAGGACGAGCAGCCGCCCGTGCCACGGCGCGGCGCCGAGGACGACCTCGCGGACGAATCCCGTGTCCGCACTGACGATCGAGCCCACCAGGCTGCCGAGCCCACGTGCGGCGAGCGAGACAGCCTGCTCGGTCGAGTCGTACGGCAGCAGCGTGCTCACCGGCCCGAACGCCTCGACCTCATGTGGCTCGGCGCGGTCGACGTCGTCGACGCGCAGCAGCACCGGCGAGAGGAAAGCGCCACGCTCGGCGTCGGCATCGACGACGTCCACGTGCAACGGGTCGCCGAACACGGCGGATCCCGCGTCCTGCAAGGCCTTCAGCGACCGCCGGACCTCCTCGCGTTGCTCGAGGCTCGCGAGCGCGCCCATGCGTACGTCGGGGTTGGCGGGGTTGCCGACGACGACCTTGCCCAGCCGTTCGCGGGTCGCCTCGGCGACGTCGTCCAGCAACCGGGCGGGCACGATCGCGCGCCGGATCGCCGTGCACTTCTGCCCGGCCTTGGCGGTCATCTCGTACGCCAACTGCTTGACGAACAGGTCGAACTCGGTGGTGCCGGGCTTCGCGTCGGGACCGAGGATCGAGCAGTTCAGCGAGTCCGCCTCGGCGTTGAAGCGCACGGAGTTGCGGATGACGACGGGATGCGCGCGCAGCTTCTGCGCGGTCGACGCGGAGCCGGTGAAGCTCACCAGGTCCTGCGCGGTGAGGTGGTCGAGCAGGTCGCCGGCACTGCCTGTCAGCAGCTGGATCGAGCCCTCGGGGAGGATCTTCGAGTCGACGATCAGCTCGACCATGCGTTCGGTGAGGTAGGCGGTTTGGCTTGCTGGCTTGATCAAACTCGGGACGCCGGCGATGAACGCGGGCGCGAACTTCTCCAGCGGTCCCCACATCGGGAAGTTGAACGCGTTGATCTGCACGGCGACGCCGTGCAGCGGCACCGCGATGTGCTGGCCGACGAACGTTCCCTGCCTGCCCAGCGGCTCGACGGCGCCCTCGACGTACACGGTGTCGTTCGGCAGCTCCTTGCGCGCCTTGCTGGAGTAGCCGAACAGGGTGCCGATGCCGCCGTCGATGTCGATCTTCGAGTCCGCGAGCGTGGCGCCGGTGCGATGCGAGAGCGCGTACAGCTCCTCGCGCTGCTCCATCAGGTGGGACGCGAGCACCTTCAGCAGCTGGGCGCGCTGGTGGAACGTGAGCTCCCGCAGCGCGGGCCCACCGACGTCACGTCCGTACGCCAGCGCGGCGGCCCGATCGGCGCCGGTCGCGGAGATCCGCGCGACCTCCTCGCCGGTGGCGGCGTCGTACAGCGGCTGGCCCTCGTCGGGCGCGGAGTGCCAGCGACCGGCGAGGTAGCTGCGCAGCAGGGGCATGGGCTCGACCTCTCGACGATTAACCAACCGTACGGTCAGTTAATCATGCTAGCGTGGTCGCTGTGAAGACGGCAGCACGGCGCGGCAGACCCGGGTACGACCTGGAGTCGCTGCTCGTTGTCGCCGTCGACCTGTTCAACGAGCGCGGCTACGACGGCACCTCGATGGAGGACCTCGCGCGCCGGCTCGGCGTGACGAAGGCCGCGATCTACCACCATGTGTCGTCGCGCGACGAGCTGCTGCGGCTGGCGACCGACCGGGCACTGGACGGGCTGTTCGAGGTCGCCGACGAGGTGTCGGGGGCGTCCGGTCCGGCGCTCGCGCGGTTGGAGCGGCT is part of the Tenggerimyces flavus genome and encodes:
- the paaB gene encoding 1,2-phenylacetyl-CoA epoxidase subunit PaaB, whose protein sequence is MSWPLWEVFVRGKRGLNHVHVGSLRASDAEMALRNARDVYTRRNEGVSIWVVRAADITASSPDEKDSFFEPSGDKVYRHPTFYEIPDNVPHM
- the paaA gene encoding 1,2-phenylacetyl-CoA epoxidase subunit PaaA — translated: MTATVEEHFEATVAADQRIEPRDWLPDAYRKTMIRQIAQHAHSEIIGMQPEGNWITRAPSLRRKAILLAKVQDEAGHGLYLYSAAETLGADRTELTELLISRRQKYSSIFNYPTLTFADVGVIGWLVDGAAICNQVPLCRSSYGPYARAMIRICKEESFHQRQGYELLMTMMRGTPEQQAMVQEATNRFWWPSLMMFGPPDGDSPNTAQSMAWKIKRHTNDDLRQRFVDMSVPQAEALGVTLPDPLLAWNEDRGHYDFGPIDWSELKRVIAGDGPCNAERVERRRRAHEDGAWVREAASVHAAKESER
- the paaZ gene encoding phenylacetic acid degradation bifunctional protein PaaZ, yielding MPLLRSYLAGRWHSAPDEGQPLYDAATGEEVARISATGADRAAALAYGRDVGGPALRELTFHQRAQLLKVLASHLMEQREELYALSHRTGATLADSKIDIDGGIGTLFGYSSKARKELPNDTVYVEGAVEPLGRQGTFVGQHIAVPLHGVAVQINAFNFPMWGPLEKFAPAFIAGVPSLIKPASQTAYLTERMVELIVDSKILPEGSIQLLTGSAGDLLDHLTAQDLVSFTGSASTAQKLRAHPVVIRNSVRFNAEADSLNCSILGPDAKPGTTEFDLFVKQLAYEMTAKAGQKCTAIRRAIVPARLLDDVAEATRERLGKVVVGNPANPDVRMGALASLEQREEVRRSLKALQDAGSAVFGDPLHVDVVDADAERGAFLSPVLLRVDDVDRAEPHEVEAFGPVSTLLPYDSTEQAVSLAARGLGSLVGSIVSADTGFVREVVLGAAPWHGRLLVLDATDAKESTGHGSPLPMLIHGGPGRAGGGEEMGGVRGILHHLQRTAVQASPTVLGAVTNRYVAGGERRSDGTHPFRKSLAELKVGDYVTAGPRVVTKEDIDHFSDFAGDKFYAHTDEEAAKANPIFGGIVAHGYLVISLAAGLFVEPSPGPVLANYGLENLRFLTPVYPDDALTVTLTAKQISPRVDTDYGVVTWDAEVTNQNGESVAKYDVLTLVAKESA